The genome window ATATGGAGGACCATCATAACGACTTTGTTTTAATTCTTGCAGGATACCCCCATGAAATGGAAAAATTTTTATTATTAAATCCTGGACTGCAGTCACGTTTTCCGTTTATCTTGAATTTTGAAGATTATGGGGTGGATCAATTATTAGAAATTGCAAAACAAATGGTAGGAGAAAGGGAATATCAATTAACAAAGGAAGCTGAATGGGAACTTCGAAATCATTTATATAACAAAACAAGTGGAAGCATACGAAACTTTTCTAATGCTCGTTATGTGCGTAACGTAATCGAGCGTGCAATTCGCATGCATGCTGTACGATTGATACAGGAAGATAGGTTTACGGCAGAGGACTTGACTAAAATAACAGCAAAAGATTTGCAAATGGATGATTGAATAATATAAATGATACGCAAACATAGCATTCCTCAGTGATGAATCATTACTGGGGAATCATCTATCTGTTTTTATGGCTCTAGCTTTGTAATCATTATTATTTTTGTTATGATGTAGGAATAAATAGGATAGATACAAGATGATTTCATATAAATGTTTGAATAAGCATGATAATATTCTTCATGAGAAAGAGGTTGTTAAATGTCCGAAGAGAAAATCCTAATTATAGCTGTAAAAAACGAGGGTGAGCAACATGAACGATTCCAATCCTCTTTAGACGAACTCGTTTCGTTAGGGAAAACTGCCGGTGGTACAGTAAAAAGTGTCATAACGCAAAATCGAAATCGGATACATCCGGCTACATATATTGGCGAAGGAAAAATTGAAGAAATAAAAAATGAAATTGATGCATTAGAAATTGACCTCGTGATTTCTAATGATGAGCTATCTCCAGGTCAATTAAGAAATTTAGGAAATAGATTTGAGGTCCGTATTATCGATCGGAGTCAACTAATCTTAGATATATTTGCCCAGCGTGCGCGAACAAAGGAAGGGAAATTACAGGTTGAGCTTGCTCAATTGGAATATTTATTGCCGAGGCTGCAAGGGCAAGGGATAGCCATGTCTAGACTTGGAGCCGGAATTGGGACAAGAGGACCAGGCGAAACGAAATTAGAAACAGATCGGCGCCATATTAAAAATAAAATCTATGATATTAAGCGAAAGCTAAAATTAGTTGTTCGTACGCGTGAACAGTACCGGAAGCGAAGAAAAACGAACGAAGTATTTCAAATCGCAGTTGTTGGCTATACAAACGCTGGCAAATCTACCCTATTTAATCGATTAACAGCGAGTAATACATTGGAAGAAAATAAATTATTTGCCACGCTTGATCCGTTAACGAGAAAATTACAGCTCGATTCCGGATTTCAAGCACTAATTACAGATACAGTTGGATTTCTTCAGGAATTGCCGACATCTTTAATTGCTTCTTTCCGTTCGACATTAGAGGAGGTTTCAGCAGCAAATCTGCTGTTACATATTGTTGATGGATCACATGAAGATCAGGTGCAGCAACAGAATACTGTGTTAAAATTACTTGAGGATTTAGATGCACAGCAAATACCAGTGCTCACCATTTATAATAAAAAGGATTTAATTAAAGAGGATGTCATACCGATGAACCATCCATACCTTATCATTAGTGCAAACGATGAGGAGGACGTGAAACGTGTGCTGCATGAAATAGAAGAGCTTCTTAAAGAGTTATGGGAAAGCTATGCAGTCGAACTGGATCCGGACATGGGGAAAATACTTTCTAAACTTGAACGCGAAACAATTATTACAGATAAGAAATTCGATGAAGCAAGAAGTAAATATGTCATTCGAGGCTATATTCGAAAAGAACACCCGATAAATTACTTAATTAAAACAAATTAGAAGCAATAAGGAAATAGAGGAGAAATTATTAGCATGATTGAAGAAATAGTGAAGCAAGCAGAATTAGATTGTAGTAACGAACATCAGAAAATGAATGAAATCGTTGAGATAAACCAAAAACGTGTACTTGATGCATTTATTAATAATCGTATTAGTGATAGTCATTTTAGTTCGACAACAGGATATGGGTATGATGACCTTGGACGTGATGCGTTAGAATCAGTATATGCGGATGTATTCGGAGGAGAAGATGCACTCGTTCGACCCCAAATTGTATCAGGTACACATGCAATCGCTACAACGCTATTTGGGTTATTGCGCCCCAATGATCAGCTTATTTATATTACTGGTAAACCTTATGATACGTTGGAAGAAGTAATCGGTATAAGAGGAAATAATGCCGGTTCATTAAAGGACTATCATATTAAGTATCAGGAAGTAAGCTTGGGTGCTGAAGGGGCAGTTGACTTCTTAGCTGTTAAAAGAGCTATAACACGAGATACGAAGGTAATTGGCATCCAGCGTTCGAAAGGTTATGATGACCGTCCATCCTTTACAATTAATGAAATTGCAGAAATGGTTGAGTTCATTAAGGAGATAGATTCTGAAATTATTATTTTTGTTGATAATTGCTATGGCGAATTTGTTGAAGTAAAGGAGCCCCTCCATGTTGGTGTAGATATTATGGCTGGATCGTTAATTAAAAACCCTGGGGGTGGTATCGTTCGTGCTGGAGGTTATATTGTCGGTAGAGAAGATTTAATAGCACAATGTGCGAACCGATTAACAGCACCCGGTCTTGGAAAAGAGACTGGCGCTACCTTCAATATGCTGCAAGAGATGTATCAAGGGTTATTTCTCGCCCCCCATATTGTTGGACAAGCACTAAAAGGTGCAGTGTTTACTGCTAGATTTCTTGAATTGATTGGTTTTAAAACGTCACCACATTATCAAGCCGATCGAACAGATTTAATCCAATCAGTGACTTTTCCTGATGCAGAGCAAATGATCGCATTCTGTCAAGAAATCCAACGGAATTCACCAATAAATTCTTATGTTACTCCATATCCAAGTGAAATGCCTGGCTATGAGGACAAAGTTATCATGGCTGCAGGAACATTTATACAAGGTTCAAGCATCGAATTATCAGCGGATGGGCCAATTCGAGCTCCATATACAGCTTTTGTTCAAGGTGGGCTCACATATGAACACGTGAAGATAGCATTAATTGAAGCAGTAAAAAGTCTTATGAATCAAGGTTTTATAAAACTGAATTAGGGAATATAAAGAAAGAGTCCGAAAGGCTCTTTTTTTAAATGGTCTATTTTTGGCAGGTGGTGTTGAAGATAAATAGTATGAGATTTTAAGTTCCCTCAAAAATACTGTTCGCTGATAATGTACATAATCCTTCAATACAGATGCGTAGCGACATAGCTTTAAAAATGACCTGAACGTAGAAAAAATCAACATTCATAATATGATTTACTCGTTTTCGGCTATTAAGAATTCTTCTTAGAAACACTATTGAATTTCAATGTAAGGTAACCTTACAAAAAATTGACAGCAAACCTCACATGAAATATAATTAACCTATCAATTAGTGTGGGGGTAATGGTTTGAATGATCAAGATCGTCGTTCAATGCCTTTGTTTTCAATAGGCATTGTCATGAAATTGACCGAACTTACTGCTCGTCAAATTAGATATTATGAAGAACATGAATTAATATCTCCAGAACGAACAGCCGGTAATCAACGATTATTTTCATTTAATGATGTTGATAAACTGTTAGAAATAAAAAATCTGTTGGATAATGGACTTAATCTAGCAGGAATCAAAATTATGCTGCAAGAGGAACTTAAGCAAGAAGAGAAAGAGCAGGTAACGAAAACAGATTTAACGGACAAAGAGCTTCGTAATATTTTGCGAGCAGAATTGAACCATCTTGGCATGAATGGTAGAGTCAGTATCAGACAGAGCGAACTGTCAAGGTTTTTCATCAATCGTTAATTATTATTGAAGCTTAAGAGTAAGTATTTTCGATATTATTCAAGGAGGAAAATTAGTGGGACAGTTTACGAAAGAAGCGATTATTAATAAAATTAAAGAAGAAAATGTGCGATTCATTCGACTTCAATTTACAGATATGTTCGGAAGCATTAAAAATGTGGAAATTCCATTAAGTCAATTAGATAAAGCATTATCGAATAAAATGATGTTTGATGGGTCTTCCATTGAAGGGTTTGTACGTATTGAGGAGTCCGACATGTATTTATATCCGGATTTAGATACATTTGTTGTATTCCCTTGGACATCTGAAAAAGGAAAAGTAGCAAGATTTATTTGTGATATTTATAATCCAGATGGAACACCTTTCGCAGGCTGCCCAAGATATAATTTAAAACGTAATTTAAAGAAAATGGAAGAATTAGGATTCGATACCTTTAATATTGGTGCAGAACCAGAGTTTTTCTTATTTAAACTAGACCAAAATGGTGATCCATCACTAGAACTTAATGATCATGGTGGTTATTTCGATCTGGCTCCTACCGATCTTGGAGAAAATTGTCGTCGAGATATTGTATTAGAACTTGAAGAAATGGGATTTGAAATCGAAGCATCCCACCATGAAGTCGCGCCAGGACAGCATGAAATCGACTTTAAATATTCCAATGCAGTAAAACATGCGGATGATATTCAAACATTCAAATTAGTAGTAAAAACGATTGCGAGAAAATATAATCTCCATGCAACCTTTATGCCGAAGCCGTTATTCGGTGTAGCTGGATCTGGGATGCATGTTAACATGTCATTGTTTAAAGACGGTAAAAATGTATTTTTAGATGAAAATGGAGAGAGACAATTAAGTGATGTCGCATATCAATTTATTGCAGGAATTATGAAGCATGCAACTGGCTTCACAGCTGTAACAAACCCGATTGTAAATTCGTATAAGCGATTGGTTCCTGGCTATGAAGCGCCATGTTATGTTGCATGGTCAGGCTCAAATCGTAGCCCATTACTACGAATTCCTAATTCACGTGGATTAAGTACACGTGTTGAAGTACGCAGTGTAGACCCATCTGCAAATCCCTATATGGCACTTGCTGTTTTACTAGCATCTGGCTTAGATGGAGTAGAAAATAATTTAGAAGCACCACATGCTGTAGATCGCAACATTTATGTAATGACGAAAGAAGAACGTGAAGAAAATGGTGTAGAAGATTTACCAAGTACGCTAGCTGATGCACTGCAGTTATTAAAGAAAGACGAGGTCATTGTGAGCTCACTCGGCAACCATTTATTTGAGAA of Oceanobacillus zhaokaii contains these proteins:
- a CDS encoding aminotransferase class I/II-fold pyridoxal phosphate-dependent enzyme encodes the protein MIEEIVKQAELDCSNEHQKMNEIVEINQKRVLDAFINNRISDSHFSSTTGYGYDDLGRDALESVYADVFGGEDALVRPQIVSGTHAIATTLFGLLRPNDQLIYITGKPYDTLEEVIGIRGNNAGSLKDYHIKYQEVSLGAEGAVDFLAVKRAITRDTKVIGIQRSKGYDDRPSFTINEIAEMVEFIKEIDSEIIIFVDNCYGEFVEVKEPLHVGVDIMAGSLIKNPGGGIVRAGGYIVGREDLIAQCANRLTAPGLGKETGATFNMLQEMYQGLFLAPHIVGQALKGAVFTARFLELIGFKTSPHYQADRTDLIQSVTFPDAEQMIAFCQEIQRNSPINSYVTPYPSEMPGYEDKVIMAAGTFIQGSSIELSADGPIRAPYTAFVQGGLTYEHVKIALIEAVKSLMNQGFIKLN
- a CDS encoding MerR family transcriptional regulator — protein: MPLFSIGIVMKLTELTARQIRYYEEHELISPERTAGNQRLFSFNDVDKLLEIKNLLDNGLNLAGIKIMLQEELKQEEKEQVTKTDLTDKELRNILRAELNHLGMNGRVSIRQSELSRFFINR
- the hflX gene encoding GTPase HflX, with the translated sequence MSEEKILIIAVKNEGEQHERFQSSLDELVSLGKTAGGTVKSVITQNRNRIHPATYIGEGKIEEIKNEIDALEIDLVISNDELSPGQLRNLGNRFEVRIIDRSQLILDIFAQRARTKEGKLQVELAQLEYLLPRLQGQGIAMSRLGAGIGTRGPGETKLETDRRHIKNKIYDIKRKLKLVVRTREQYRKRRKTNEVFQIAVVGYTNAGKSTLFNRLTASNTLEENKLFATLDPLTRKLQLDSGFQALITDTVGFLQELPTSLIASFRSTLEEVSAANLLLHIVDGSHEDQVQQQNTVLKLLEDLDAQQIPVLTIYNKKDLIKEDVIPMNHPYLIISANDEEDVKRVLHEIEELLKELWESYAVELDPDMGKILSKLERETIITDKKFDEARSKYVIRGYIRKEHPINYLIKTN
- the glnA gene encoding type I glutamate--ammonia ligase, with protein sequence MGQFTKEAIINKIKEENVRFIRLQFTDMFGSIKNVEIPLSQLDKALSNKMMFDGSSIEGFVRIEESDMYLYPDLDTFVVFPWTSEKGKVARFICDIYNPDGTPFAGCPRYNLKRNLKKMEELGFDTFNIGAEPEFFLFKLDQNGDPSLELNDHGGYFDLAPTDLGENCRRDIVLELEEMGFEIEASHHEVAPGQHEIDFKYSNAVKHADDIQTFKLVVKTIARKYNLHATFMPKPLFGVAGSGMHVNMSLFKDGKNVFLDENGERQLSDVAYQFIAGIMKHATGFTAVTNPIVNSYKRLVPGYEAPCYVAWSGSNRSPLLRIPNSRGLSTRVEVRSVDPSANPYMALAVLLASGLDGVENNLEAPHAVDRNIYVMTKEEREENGVEDLPSTLADALQLLKKDEVIVSSLGNHLFENFVEAKEIEWEMFKTQVHPWEREQYITQY